The genomic interval TTTCTTTAATATGGAAGGAATTACAGATTTCAATATTAAAGATAATATCATAAGTTTTCTTTTCAAAGGAGATATAAATTTAATCACAAAAAAAATTGCGGAAATAAATATTAATAATCTCTTAGTAGAAGAACCAAATCTTGAAGAAATCTTCATGCATTATTACAAGAAAGGAGAATAATATATGAATATTTTTCGCCAAGAGTTTAAGTCAAACTTAAAATCAACAATTATTTGGACTATTTCAATTGTTGGTCTAATTGTATTATATATGTCCTTATACCCAGGGTTTGCTAAAGATGCCCAGATGGTTAAAGATATGATGGCTAATTTACCAGAACCGGTTAGAAAAGGATTAGGATTTAATCCTGATTTATTTCTATCAATACTTGGCTTTTATTCATTTACCTTTTTGTATATCTTACTATTAGGATCAATTCAAGCAATGAATTTAGGGATATCTATGTTGTCAAAAGAAACTAGAGAAAAGACAGCTGATTTTCTTTTAACAAAACCTGTAACGAGGGAACAAATTGTTACTGCTAAGCTTTTATCTGCATTAACCTCTCTTATTATTACCAATATAGTATTTATTGTGGTATCTTATTTTACGATTGAACTCGTTAAAATAG from Mycoplasmatota bacterium carries:
- a CDS encoding ABC transporter permease subunit — translated: MNIFRQEFKSNLKSTIIWTISIVGLIVLYMSLYPGFAKDAQMVKDMMANLPEPVRKGLGFNPDLFLSILGFYSFTFLYILLLGSIQAMNLGISMLSKETREKTADFLLTKPVTREQIVTAKLLSALTSLIITNIVFIVVSYFTIELVKIDDYKFNIFLMISVTLFFVQLLFMSLGFILSVLISKIKSVISISLPIVFGFFIISMLGSVIGDELVSYITPFKYFDREHIIFHGTYETSYIILELVIIIVSIIATYIVYHFKDIHSI